The Streptomyces sp. NBC_01142 genomic interval GTGTCAGTGCCGCGGTCAGCGGGGCCAGGGCGCCGAGCGTGAGCAGGATCGTCAGGACCTTCGGGCGGCTCATCCGGGCGGAGGCCGTGGCCAGCAGCCAGGAGAGCAGGGAGCCCGTCAGCAGGGCGATGAGCTGGCCGGTGCCGATGGCCGAGGTCGACCAGTCGGTGCGGTCGGCCAGGAGCTGGGGGACCGAGAACAGGAGAGTGAAGTACGACGTCGCGAACACGCAGGCCAGCAGCGCGGAGAGCGCGAACGCCCGGGTGCGCAGCAGCGCGGCGGGGACGAAGCCGTCCGGGCGGGAGCGGACATGCGCGGTGAGGAGCCCGGCGGCGACGAGTGCCGCGACGGCCGCCGGCAACGGGAAGTGCGGGACGAAGACCAGGGCCGTCGCGAGCGCGACCAGCAGGGACGCGCCGCGGGTGTCGAAGGGGCCCGGCCGGGGCGCGAGGGTCGCGGGCGGGGCCGAGCGGAGTACGGCGGGGACCGCCAGCAGGGCCAGTGCGGAGACGGTGAGCGAGACGCGCCAGGAGAGTGCCCCCGCGAGCAGTGAGCCGAGCAGCGGGCCGACCGCGCCGAGTATGCCGAAGCCCGCGGTGATGACGCCCATCCGGCGGACCGAGCCCGCCAGGCTCATCGCGGAGGTGACCAGGCCCGCGCCGCCGACCGCCTGGGCCGCGCGGCCCGGGAGGGCAAGGGGCAGCCACGGCGCCAGAGCCACCAGCAGGGTGCCGGCCAGCACCAGTGCCGTACTGACATGGAGTGTCGTACGCAGTCCGCGGCGGCGCAGCAGGCCCGCCATCAGTGGGGTGCCGACCGCCATGGCCCACGCGAAGGTCGTGACGAACCAGGTCGCCGTCGCCGTACGGACGCCGAACGAGCCGGCCATGTCCGGCAGGATCAGTACGGGGCTGTTCGCACCCGCCGCGATCGGCGTGGCCAGCAACGCCAGCCACAGGGCCGGGACTCGGGGGGCCGGGGTGGCTCCGGTGGAACGGGCGGTGGCGGGGTGCCCGTGTGCCTGGGGGGAGCGGACGAGCATGGGACACTCCTGTCGTTCAGGCTTGATAATCTCAACGTTGAGATTAAAAGCAGCCCGCTTCTCTCAGCGTCAAGTCTCTTAACGTTGAGAATGCTTTCGTTGAAGGGAATCCGGATGAGTGACGCGGTGGACGCGATCATCGACCAGTGGGTCGCCGAGCGCCCCGACCTGGAAGAAGACCTCTGGCCGGTCCAGGTGCTCGGCCGGCTTCAGCGGCTGGGTCGCGTCCTCGACAAGGAGTTCAGGTCCTTCGCCGCCAAGCGCGGCCTGGAGCTTGGTGAGTTCGACGTGCTGACCACGCTGCAGCGCTCCGGGCCGCCGTACCGGCTGACTGCGGGGTCGCTCCTCAAGGCCGCCATGGTGACGTCCGGCGCGATCACCAACCGCATCGACCGCATGGAGGCCAAGGGACTGGTCGAGCGGGTCCGTGACGACGAGGACCGGCGCACGGTCAAGATCCAGCTCACCGAGCACGGCCACGACATCACTCGCGAGTACATGGCCGCCCATCTCGCCAACGAGGCGCGCATGCTCGGGGAGCTGGACCGCGAGGAGTGCGAACAGCTCGCCGGATCCCTGCGCAAGCTGCTCGAATCCCTCGGGGACCGCTCGATCAGGTGACCGGGACGGCCTCGGACGCTGCTCGATCGCTGACCGGGGGGCATCGGGGACTGCTCGATCGGCCGACCGGGCCGAGTTCGGCAATCGCTCGATCGGCTGCCACGACCGACCTCGCCGACCCGACCGGCCTCGCCGAGCCGGTCGGCATCGCCGCTGCGGCCTGCCTCGCCGGCCCGGTCGGCCGGCAACTCCCTTACGCCCGCGGCATGGTTGCCGGCCTCCCCGGCGCCCCGCCCTAAGCCTGGGGTGCCATGCCCGTCTTGAGGCCCGCGCCGCAGAGCGGTACGACGGCGGTGCGATCGGTCCACCCGCCCGCCGCCGCCCAGCAGGCCACCCCGGTCGACTCGACGAACAGCCCCCGCCCCGCCAGATCCAGCTGAGCCGCCCGGATCTGATTCTCCGTCACTGTCAGGAAGGTGCCGCCGGACTCGCGCACGGCCCGCAGGACCTGGCGGGCTCGCGGCGGCTTCGGGATGGCGATGCCCTCGGCGAGGGTCGGCAGGGGCGGCGCGTTGTCGTCGAGCAGGCGGTCGGAGCCGGCGTGGAAGGCCGCGGCCAGTGGGGAGGCCGCCTCGGCCTGCACGGCGATCAGGGCGGGGAGTTCGTCGATCAGTCCGTGGGCGTGCAGTTCTCCGAGGGCGAGCGACGCGCCGAGGAGCAGCGTGCCGTTGCCGACCGGGACGACGATCGCCTCGGGGAGCCGGCCGCCCAGGTCCTCCCACAGCTCGTACACGTAGGTCTTCGTGCCGTGCAGGAAGTACGGATTGTAGACATGACTCGCGTAGAAGGTGCCGGGTTCCTCGGCGGCCGTACGGGCAGCGACGGCGGTGGCCTCGCGATCGCCGGGGACGAGCTCCAGACGCGCGCCGTGCGCCCGGATCTGCTCCACCTTCTTGGCGGACGTGTCCGCGGGGACGTACACCGTGCAGTCGAGACCTGCCCGCGCGCAGTACGCGGCGATCGCCGTGCCCGCGTTCCCGCTGCTGTCCGCGATGACCCGACGCGGCTGCAGCCTGCGGGCGAGCTCCGCCAGCATCACCGCGCCGCGGTCCTTGAAGGAGAGCGTCGGCATCAGGAAGTCGAGCTTGGCGGAGACGGTGTCGGTGAGCGGGACGAGCGGAGTGCGGCCCTCGCCGAGGGAGGTGGCGGGAGAGGAGAGCGGCAGTGCCTCTTCGTAGCGCCACAGTGAATTCACTCTGCCCGGCAGGGACTTGAGGGAAACCGGAGAAGCGGTGAAGTCCAGGTCCCAGGGGCCGCGGCAGCGGGGGCAGCACCAGGCGGCCGCGTCAACGGGGGAGTGGGTACCGCAGTTGGGGCAGTTGTACGAGCTCATGGTTCACCAGCATGGCAGTTGTGTGGCACACGTGTTACGTCCCTTCCAGGGCCCTTGTGTGATTCCTATGGATCCGTCAATCTTTCGCTCGGCAGGCGGACATGGCCGTCGCGGACTCTGCGTCGTTGTTGTCATGGGCCTGCCGGTATCCCCCACAGCAACGCACCACCAATGAGGAGGACCCCTCACATGTCAGTGATGCGTACCTCGCGGCGAAGACTCGCCGCAGCCAGCGCAACAGCCGTCGTCGCGCTCTCGCTCGGTGCGGCCTCCGCCCTCCCGGCCGCAGCGGTCCCGGTGGCGCCTGCGGGCGTCATCCAGAACGCGGGCGCGCCCGGAGCCATCGCGGGCAGCTACATCGTCACGCTCGACGAGTCCGCGGCCGCCGGCTCCAAGGCGGGCAAGGCGCTTGCGGCGGAGTACGGCGCGAAGATCAAGAAGACGTACAAGGCCGCGCTGAACGGCTACGCCGTCGAGCTCTCCGCGGCGCAGGCGAAGAAGTTCGCCGCGGACCCGGCCGTCGAGTCCGTCGTGCAGAACCGCGTCTTCAAGGTCTCGGGCACCCAGCCGAACCCGCCTTCCTGGGGTTTGGACCGGATCGACCAGAAGACCCTGCCGCTGAACCAGAGTTACACCTACCCGGACTCCGCGGGCTCGGGCGTGACGGCGTACGTCATCGACACCGGCGTACGCATCACCCACAGCGACTTCGGCGGCCGGGCGTCGTACGGCTATGACGCCATCGACAACGACAACACGGCGCAGGACGGCCACGGTCACGGCACGCACGTCGCCGCCACCGTCGCCGGGTCCTCCTACGGCGTGGCCAAGAAGGCCAAGGTCGTCGGCGTCCGCGTGCTCGACGACGGAGGCTCGGGCACGACCGCGCAGGTCGTCGCCGGCATCGACTGGGTGACCCAGAACGCCGTCAAGCCGGCCGTCGCCAACATGAGCCTGGGCGGCGGTGCCGACCCCGCCCTCGACACGGCGGTACGCAACTCCATCGCCTCCGGCATCACCTACGCCGTGGCCGCGGGCAACGAGTCGACCAACGCCGCCACCAAGTCGCCCGCCCGCGTCACCGAGGCGATCACCGTCGGCGCCACGACGAGCACGGACGCCAAGGCGAGCTACTCCAACTACGGCAACGTGCTGGACATCTTCGCCCCGGGCTCCTCCATCACCTCCGCCTGGAACACCAGCGACAGCGCGACGAACACCATCTCCGGCACGTCGATGGCGTCCCCGCACGTCGCCGGCGCCGCAGCCCTCTACCTGGCCGACAACCCCGCCTCCACCCCGGCGCAGGTGTCGACCGCCCTGGTCAACGCCGCCACGCCCAATGTGGTGGGCAGCCCGGGCACCGGCTCGCCCAACCGCCTGCTGTACGTCGGCGGCGGCGGCACCACGCCGCCGGGCAAGAAGTTCGAGAACACCGCGGACTACGCGATCAACGACAACGCCACCGCCGAGTCGCCGGTCACCGTCAGCGGAGTCACCGGGAACGCGCCCGCCTCGCTGAGCGTGCCGGTCGACATCAAGCACACGTACATCGGTGACCTGAAGATCGACCTGATCGCCCCGGACGGCACGGCCTACAACCTCAAGGCCTACGGCACCGGCGGCAGCGCGGACAACGTGATCACCACCTACACCGTGAACGCGTCGTCGGAGGCTGCCAACGGCACCTGGAAGCTGCGGGTCAGCGACAACGCGCGGTACGACACCGGGAAGATCGACTCCTGGGGTCTGCAGTTCTGAAACCCCTCAGGTCCGATCTCTGAGTGAGTGAATGGGAGGGGGCGGCCGCCTCGGCGGCCGTCCCCTTCACCGTTCTCGTTCACCGTTCTCGTTCACCGTTCCTGTTCTCCCTTCTTGCGCTGTCAGCCGAGCAGGCGAGAGGCTGCTGGAGCCGGAGCACGACGCCGTCCGGTCCACGCTGTGCACAGCAGTACCTCGACAGGCGCGGCCGGATTGACCGCGAGCCCCTCCAGAACAACGGTCATCAGTCCTCGTCCCGGTACGGCGTCGGCTCGGCGACCCAGCCTGCTGTCAGAACCAGTCGTGAAGTCCTGTGCACGGCGAGGAAGCCGAAGGGCCGGTCGAACACGGCGTCCACCTCGACGGCCCGGTACCGGAACTCCGGTACCCCTGCGCCCGCGGCCCCCAGCGCCGTCACGCTTGCCGCCCGGAATCCGAGCGCGCCGAACGTCGCCGTGGACGACTGGCGTGCGGACCGGATCGCCAGTGGCTCAGGGCTGACGCCGGGGAAGTGACCGTGGCTCCGGTCTCTGGCAGCGGCCAGGCCGAAGAGCCGGTCCCGTTCCAGCAGATCGTGGTCGGCGGTCAGCGAGAAGGGCGAGGTCGTGAGGTGGAGCCGCGGCGGGGTGGGGAACAGCGCGCGGACGACGCTCTTGGTCAGGCCCGGGCCCACCGCGCCGTACGGGAGCCGGTCGGCCGGGACCGCCGTGTACCGGCCCGCGAGGACGTCGATACCGGTGGCGAGGACGCTCGCCGGCGCCGACTCCGGCTCCCCGAGCAGCAGATGGACATCGATGCCGGTGTTGCCGAGCACCTTGGCCACCGTTACCGCACCGGTGGGGGTGTCGGCCACGCCGACTCGGTCGAGCAGTGAGGTGGTGCGCATCAGCGAGCTCAGCTCGCGTGCGGCCCAGGGCCCCGGCCCCGCACACATCACGCCTTCGGTGAAGGGCCGGAACCACTCCGTACGCAGCGCCAGCGCACTCGCCAGCACCAGTTCCGTCTCGTCGTCGAGGACAACCGGCAGCGCTTCGATCTGCCCGCCCGTCCGCTCCGCGGCCCAGGCGTCCAGCGCCGCGCGGTCGGTGTCCTCGTCGCCGGAGAGCCGCGCATGCGCGCCCGGCGGCAGCGCGGCGGCCCACTTCTCGTGCAGCGGCAGTGACTTCTTCGTCCACAGGCCCAGTGCCGCGTCCACGCCCCGCATCGCACCGAGCGCGGCCAGCAGCCCCCGGGCCGCTCCGGCGGCTTCGGCCGCGGGCAGGCCCACCGCCTCCCCCAGTTCGCGGCGGGCCGCGCCGCCCGCGCCGTCCGCGAGGAGAGCGAGCAGTGGCCAGACCCCGGCCGCCGAGAAGACCGTGCCGCCCGGCCGCTCGTCCTGCCGAGCCCACTGTGCCGTCAGGTGGTTCACGGCCCGTACCGCAGCTGCTGCCGGCTGCATTCCGTCCTCCGTCGCGCTACACATATGATCCGCACGCCTGTTCGTGTGATCCCGACGAGGAGCAACGTACCCGTGCACCCATCCGCCCAGAGCTGGCAGCCGTATCCGCAGTACGCCCGCAGACCGTCCGTGAACGGCCTGTCCGTCGCCTCTCTCGTACTCGGCATCGTGTGCTGTCTGCCGCCGCTCGGGCTGGTGCTCGGACTGATAGCCCTCTCGCAGATCAAGAGGAAGGGCGACCGCGGCAAGGGCATGGCGGTCGCGGGCATCGTGCTCTCCTCGATCAGCACCCTCCTGGTGCTCGTCGGACTCGCCACCGGCGGGATCGGCGACGCCTGGGACGGCTTCCGGAAGGGCATGGGTGAGGCGTCGCGCTCGCGCAGCACGCTCGACCTGCACAAGGGCGACTGCTTCAACGTCCCCGGCGACGAGCTGGAGCAGGAGACCGCGTCCGTCAGGGTCGTCGACTGCGCCAAGGAGCACGACGCCGAGGTCACCGGGGCCTTCAGGCTGGAGAAGTCCGACACCTGGCCCGGCGAGGCGGCTGTCGAACCGGTGGCCGAGAAGCGCTGCACGGAGATCAACAACGCCTACGCGACGGACGCCTCCGCCGTGCCGGACAGCGCGGAGATCTACTACTACATGCCGAGCGAACGCAGTTGGCGCCTGGGGGACCGCTCGGTGACCTGCGCCTTCGCCGTCACGGAAGGAAAGCTCAAGGGCTCCGTACGGTCCGGAGGCATCCCGTCGGCGGATGGGACCGGCCCCTGAGCCACCGAAGGCCCGGGGCCGGTCCCATCCCCGAACCGTTGCGATCCAGGGGGTGTCGCTTGGATCTTGCCGGGCTCGCGTGATCCGAACGGCACCCCCTAGCGGCGGCCGAGTCCGCGGTCGACCGCCGCCATCAGCTCGCCGTCCGCGGTGTCCCCGTCCAAGGACCAGAACATCGCGCCGCCCAGACCCCGGTCACGGATGTACGACGTCTTGGCGCGCAGCACCTGCGGGTCGTCGTACGTCCACAGGGTGGTGCCGTCGAAGAGCCAGGCGTGGCCGTTCCTCCGGTCCCGGTGGATCGCGTACGTCCCCGAGTCGGCGAGCTTCTTGAGGGCCTTGTAGTCCTCGTACCCGGCCGCCCAGGTCGCCGGAGCGGGCGCCGTGGCCGGCTGGTCGAGGCCGTCGCCGCCGCCGGTGACGCCCGTCCAGCCCTGACCGTAGAAGGGCATGCCCATCACCAGTTTGCGGGCGGGGGCGCCGCG includes:
- a CDS encoding MarR family winged helix-turn-helix transcriptional regulator → MSDAVDAIIDQWVAERPDLEEDLWPVQVLGRLQRLGRVLDKEFRSFAAKRGLELGEFDVLTTLQRSGPPYRLTAGSLLKAAMVTSGAITNRIDRMEAKGLVERVRDDEDRRTVKIQLTEHGHDITREYMAAHLANEARMLGELDREECEQLAGSLRKLLESLGDRSIR
- a CDS encoding MFS transporter; translated protein: MLVRSPQAHGHPATARSTGATPAPRVPALWLALLATPIAAGANSPVLILPDMAGSFGVRTATATWFVTTFAWAMAVGTPLMAGLLRRRGLRTTLHVSTALVLAGTLLVALAPWLPLALPGRAAQAVGGAGLVTSAMSLAGSVRRMGVITAGFGILGAVGPLLGSLLAGALSWRVSLTVSALALLAVPAVLRSAPPATLAPRPGPFDTRGASLLVALATALVFVPHFPLPAAVAALVAAGLLTAHVRSRPDGFVPAALLRTRAFALSALLACVFATSYFTLLFSVPQLLADRTDWSTSAIGTGQLIALLTGSLLSWLLATASARMSRPKVLTILLTLGALAPLTAALTPWAPLLLLVAAMAVFTTSAGQATLAVYATQAAPDSQRPTTIGLFSLCYQLGGAFGPAIAALITLA
- a CDS encoding S8 family peptidase, with product MSVMRTSRRRLAAASATAVVALSLGAASALPAAAVPVAPAGVIQNAGAPGAIAGSYIVTLDESAAAGSKAGKALAAEYGAKIKKTYKAALNGYAVELSAAQAKKFAADPAVESVVQNRVFKVSGTQPNPPSWGLDRIDQKTLPLNQSYTYPDSAGSGVTAYVIDTGVRITHSDFGGRASYGYDAIDNDNTAQDGHGHGTHVAATVAGSSYGVAKKAKVVGVRVLDDGGSGTTAQVVAGIDWVTQNAVKPAVANMSLGGGADPALDTAVRNSIASGITYAVAAGNESTNAATKSPARVTEAITVGATTSTDAKASYSNYGNVLDIFAPGSSITSAWNTSDSATNTISGTSMASPHVAGAAALYLADNPASTPAQVSTALVNAATPNVVGSPGTGSPNRLLYVGGGGTTPPGKKFENTADYAINDNATAESPVTVSGVTGNAPASLSVPVDIKHTYIGDLKIDLIAPDGTAYNLKAYGTGGSADNVITTYTVNASSEAANGTWKLRVSDNARYDTGKIDSWGLQF
- a CDS encoding serpin family protein, which codes for MQPAAAAVRAVNHLTAQWARQDERPGGTVFSAAGVWPLLALLADGAGGAARRELGEAVGLPAAEAAGAARGLLAALGAMRGVDAALGLWTKKSLPLHEKWAAALPPGAHARLSGDEDTDRAALDAWAAERTGGQIEALPVVLDDETELVLASALALRTEWFRPFTEGVMCAGPGPWAARELSSLMRTTSLLDRVGVADTPTGAVTVAKVLGNTGIDVHLLLGEPESAPASVLATGIDVLAGRYTAVPADRLPYGAVGPGLTKSVVRALFPTPPRLHLTTSPFSLTADHDLLERDRLFGLAAARDRSHGHFPGVSPEPLAIRSARQSSTATFGALGFRAASVTALGAAGAGVPEFRYRAVEVDAVFDRPFGFLAVHRTSRLVLTAGWVAEPTPYRDED
- a CDS encoding DUF4190 domain-containing protein codes for the protein MHPSAQSWQPYPQYARRPSVNGLSVASLVLGIVCCLPPLGLVLGLIALSQIKRKGDRGKGMAVAGIVLSSISTLLVLVGLATGGIGDAWDGFRKGMGEASRSRSTLDLHKGDCFNVPGDELEQETASVRVVDCAKEHDAEVTGAFRLEKSDTWPGEAAVEPVAEKRCTEINNAYATDASAVPDSAEIYYYMPSERSWRLGDRSVTCAFAVTEGKLKGSVRSGGIPSADGTGP
- a CDS encoding threonine synthase is translated as MSSYNCPNCGTHSPVDAAAWCCPRCRGPWDLDFTASPVSLKSLPGRVNSLWRYEEALPLSSPATSLGEGRTPLVPLTDTVSAKLDFLMPTLSFKDRGAVMLAELARRLQPRRVIADSSGNAGTAIAAYCARAGLDCTVYVPADTSAKKVEQIRAHGARLELVPGDREATAVAARTAAEEPGTFYASHVYNPYFLHGTKTYVYELWEDLGGRLPEAIVVPVGNGTLLLGASLALGELHAHGLIDELPALIAVQAEAASPLAAAFHAGSDRLLDDNAPPLPTLAEGIAIPKPPRARQVLRAVRESGGTFLTVTENQIRAAQLDLAGRGLFVESTGVACWAAAGGWTDRTAVVPLCGAGLKTGMAPQA